In Brassica napus cultivar Da-Ae chromosome C2, Da-Ae, whole genome shotgun sequence, the sequence CACTGTTATGCTTGATTTATGATATTGTCTTTTCAAAACAATTTTAAGTTCTTGAAGCATCGATGTACACTTCGATCAAAAAAGGAAGAAGCATTCGATGTACACTTCTTTATCATATAGTACGCGCATACAATATTATATTCTCCAATACTTTTcttatggatatatatatatgctatgtattatatgttattatatttgtgctattttgaaaatttatcatatattttgtttcttggaGCTGCATCTCTTGACGTCTCGTCTTATGATTTCTTGTGTTCAAAAGGTTCACAAGCAAGGAAGCCTGGTGGGTAGAGCTATTGACCTATTTCAACTATAAAATGATCTCCTTTCCGAGATAGAATGCATGTTCAATATGGAAGGACTTCTCAGAGAACACTAAAAAGGATGGAGGATCTTGTACACCGATAGTGAGAACGATATGATGGTCGTTTTTTCTCTGATTCTAGTTGGtttatcatctgcaaatataaaaactcttatttattttattttgtgtgtgtaaaaGCCTAGTTGGTGATatctcatattatttttaaataatcattaaCATATATACCTACACTGAGAGTGTTTAAAATAACTCAACACAAATCAacaagaaatataaattattgcatcaaagaaatataaattattgcATCAAAGTATACACCATATTATTAGCATTTATTTTCCATGTTATGAGTATATATACTCTAAATATGGagaaatatgtattttatatagtacATTCATTAATTATGACAGGTATTATAATCATAAATATTGAAAAATGAATAGCACTGTGTAAATTAAGGCTTTTATATTTTCTcaaacttaataatatttttgaataacacAATAAATTTTCCTAAGTAAGATGATTATTCAGATTTCAAATTGTAGAAATTTGATGGatttcatcaagtttgatgttGAGGAGTGGGTTGAGAGGTGGATTGTCAATGTTTTCGAGTCGATTTGTTATAGTTTCCAGCTTTGGATGACCAAAAGAATAGATTTTTTCACTAGGTGAAAACACAATAACAGAGATATGACCGTCTCACCCAGCTCACTAGCTTTTTCTAAAACACCATTTTCTCTTAAGAATGTAAATTGATAGTTATTCTTACTCCATTttgacaatttttatttttttgacaaccTTTACTTTTTCTCATAGTTCTCTACTGATAAttgcaaaaagaaaatattgtttggtgtttgaatatcaattcactattttgatacaatatctttttatatatataagctatgaaattcatatttatttgactatatatattattttcatttaatttgttACAATGTATCATAATCTCATATTTTGgctatttatgatatttttatttaaataaagatAGCATGTCATTATTACTAATACTTGATTTGTAAGGGATCGTATTGCTCGATCAgagaaaaataatcaaacaatGGATTGTGGGTGTGGAGAAAACTACTAAAGTCAAGGGATCTAGTGAGGAAATTCCATCGAGTTGAAGTCCAGAACGGTCGGAGAACATCATTCATGGTTTGACTCTTGGACGAAGTTCGATGGTTTAAAAGTTCTGTTATGGGAATTAGCAATGATCTCACTGGGGCAGATGTTATCGTGCGACACCGTAGAAGACAACATCAAGTTGCTATTTTGAATGAGACTGCAGATGAGATTGAGAAACTCGAAAACAGAGAAGTGCAAGGAGAAGAGAAAATATCACATACGAGCACACCCCCGTATTTATTCTGagtacattttgtttttttttaaagatattagaaataattaatctgtttaaatatataattgccaTATTAGATCGAGGCGTCGTACACCCCCGCACACATACGGAAGCTTGTTtgcatttttatttcatattattttgtatCTTTATTTCTTTATACTTTTATAGTAATTGTTTCATTCGGCTGGTTTGTATTTGTGTGGATTTCTTTGTAATACAGCACCAATCCTTATTTCCCCTCTCCCTCTcctaattagttttttttttttatctcggttgtatatatagttttaaaaatcatttttgttaTCTAATGTCATTGGCCCAATGatttattttcctctttttctCCACCTAAGCAGAACATCTCTCCTCTCCACCTAAGCAGAGCTTGAAAATATTTGTCTAGCTTCCGGCTACATTCAGCGCAAGAGCATCCTGAAATTTTAGAAAGATATAATAGTATAGTTAGGGGTGAATAGATTTTAGGCctcaattaaaatatgaaatatactATGGATTAGTGTATGTTGAGTCTTGACATTACCTCTTATTTGGTCTTTTAGTTTATCTGATGCTGATGTACATAGACTTCTTTCTTATCTGATACTTGATTTTGCCATGCAGCCCCATGCAAATCCAGTTCTTTTATCGAGTAGAGTGAAGGAAAGTGGTGTCTTGGAGCTGCATTTCTTGATATCTCTTCTTATAGTTTCTTGTGTTCAAAAGCTTCATAAGAAAGGAAGCCTTGTGCGGAGAGCTGTTGATATATCCCACTAAACGGATACAATGATCTCCTTACAGAGCTTGAACGCTTGTTCAACATGGAAGGGCTTCTCAGGGACCCTGAAAAAGGATGGAGGATCTTGTACACCGATAGTGAGGACGATATGATGGTCGTTGGCAATGATCCATGGCAGTAAGTCTGCCCTTATCTTTAAAGCTCAGTCATGACCTGTTAGCTGCTAACttgaaaatgattttatttgtgCTGTGTGGACAGTGAATTCTGCAACGTGCTGTTGAAGATACATTTATATACGAAAGAGGAAATTGAGAATGCGAATGGTGATAGCAAGAGTTGTTTAGAACAAGCAGCTCTCATGATGGAAGCATCAAAGTCATCTTCTGTGAGCCAGCCTGATTCTTCTCCAACGGTAACTAGAGTTTGATTAACAAACCAGAAAGAAGCGGTTTTACCTTTTTGCTTTCAACTGTGTTTTGCTTACAAaagacataaataaaatatttcaccTTAATCTTTGTCTTtctctttgtttgtttgtgttattTCTGGTCTCCATGTACTTCAATCATTTTACTCTTAGAGAGTTTGTGAGTTTATGGGATGTGCGGACCGTAAGAGTTTGGTTGGATTGAGGTTTTCAGTTTGCTATTGAGATGATGATGTGCATGGCTTGAAATTTtcagtaaaataaatttataattatatttttttattaaatttcttttttttttaaatgcaacaacatcattcttttaaaaatatattagataaaaATGAGGATAACAACAACATAATTTTGAATAagcaaaagaaaggaaaaagaaaaaaactacaacattggatttaaaaaaacacaacaacataacAAGAAGAAATGAGGAATTCTGGTAAAGAAGATAAACACAACATACTCAGGAGAGATGTGGATaaacaaaaacatgattttgtctAAAAACTTCAACTGCATCACATTAGAAATGATTAATATTAGTCGGATCTAGGCTGAGGAGGATTGCCATCATTAGGATGTTCATTTCCCGATTCACTCGGATTAGGATGACTGGGGAGAGCCATGTTATGGTTGAATCCAGGGACAAATCCCTCAACACGACTATAGTTTCCAAATGGTGAAGGATGATCAGGGAGAACCATGTTATGGTTGTCAAAAGCATTCACGTTAACCATTCTCCTTCGCTCAAAGGGGTTCAAATTAGGTTCCATATTAATACCACCATCAACCCCAAAAGGAGCATTACTAGAGCTTCCCCCATAAAAGCCAGGATGAGGAAATGGTGTTGCTAGGAAGATTTTGAAAGCTTCATATATCACTTgtttcttcaaattttcaagttTACCTTTGAATTCTTTGGCTTGATAGATTCTTTCAACCAAATCTCAggcattttgaattttttttcttagtttcGTCAACTATTCACTCATTTTTTGCTCAGATTCTAGGTTGTTCATTACCTGCATCAACAAGAATGGCCATCATGAGGATGTTCATTTCCAGATTCATTAGTATTATGATGACTGGGGAGAACCATGTTATGGTTGAATCCAGGGACAAATTCCTCAACACGACTATAGTTTCCAACTGGTAAAGGATGATTGGGGAGAACCATGTTATGGTTGTCGAAAGCATTCATGTTAACCATTCTCCTTTGCTCAAGCTATAGTCGTGTTGAGGGAGAACCATGTTATGGCTTGAAGTTTTCTATAAGATAAGTTTATAAttctatgtttttattaaactgctttttgaaagaaaatactacagcatattcttaaatatatatattttatataaagatGAAGATAACAACATATTTCTGAGTAagcaaaagaaaggaaaaaaacaacaacattttaaaacacacacaacaaCATAACAAGAAGAAATAAGGAATTCtgctaaagaagaaaaacacaaCATACATAGAGAGATGAGGATAAAATAGAACATGCTTTTGTCTAAAGACTTCAACTGCATCACATTAGTGATGATTAATATTAATCTGATCTAGGCTGAGGAGGAAGGTCATCATGAGGATGTTCATTTCCAGATTCATTCGGATTAGGATGACTGGGGAGAGCCATGTTATGGTTGTCGAAAGCATTCACGTTACCATCAACCCCAAAAGGAGCATTACTAGAGCTTCCCCCATAAAAGCCAGGATGAGGAAATGGTGTTGCTAGGAAGATTTTGAAAGCTTCATGTATCACTTgtttcttcaaattttcaagttTAACTTTGAATTCTTTGGCTTGACCTAAGTCAAGTCCTCCAATGGATTCTTTCAACCAAATCTCAGgtaatttggatttttttcttagtttcttCAACTCTTCACTTGTTTTTTGCTCAGATTCTAGGTTGTTCATCACCTGCATATATAAAAActtatttagtttcttttttgtaacaccCTAGTTGGTAATAtctcaaattatttttcaatgAACATAAACATATATACCTACACTAAAAATTAATACGGCAGAAATATGTCAACAAGAATATCGCTTAGGGCATCACATTCTACATCATATTATTAGCATTTATTTTCCATATATATTATGAGTATGTATTTTATACagtatatatgttatttatgaCAGCTAATCTAAGaataaatattgaaaaagaaatataacTGCGTAGATTATGGCttttataattttctcaaacataacaatatttctgaataatacaaaaaaattacctCAGTAAGACGATTGTTCAGACCTCGAATTGTAGAATTTTGATGGATTTCACCAAGTTGCATATTGCGTTGTGTGTTGCTATCTGGATGGTCAGTTTTTTCGAACCGATCTATTATAGTTTCCACCTTTGTATGACCAAACGAGCAAATTTTTCCACTAGGTGAAAACAGAATAATAGCAACACGAGCATTACAAAGTGTGCAAAGCTCATTAGCTTTTTTGAAAAGaccattttttcttttacaaaacgtaacttgaagatttttttctttctctattttaaccatttttgttttttgacgaCCTTTGGTTTTTCTCATTGTTTCTCTATATTGATAactggaaaaataaaatattggatGGTGTTTGTATGATGATGACTTtgtatatttatagataaatatcaTATACCGGCAGTTAATGTTTGAAGTTATCTAAAAgtaattttaattcaatttttgtAGGTCTTatatttgaatatcaatttACCATTTTGATACATTTGAATTTCTTTATATTCCATCAAACAAGGTAtgaaattcatatatatttgactctaatattttcatttaatttgtgATATGTATCATAATCTGCTATAATTGActatttatgatatttatatttttataaagataACAACGTCATTATAACTAGTAGATATATCACAGTGtataaatgttataaaaaattataatacttGACAAAGTATGAAGACATGTGTACCCAGGGCCGGCtcattgggggggggggggacaaGCGGTGCGATCGCCCCGGGCCCAAGCCCGTGTCCCCCCGTATAATACTAATTAATGgacctaatttttttataaatctatatttgtttatataaaaaaattataaatataataaataaaattgaaaagggttcaaaattatttgatatgtatatagttttatttttcattacaaaatatacaaaatattactgattaagttttaaaaatattgaaacattatctgtatataaattttagagggtaaaaaaaaattttcttgcCATAGGGCCTCTAACAGTGTTGAGCCGGCGCTGTATGTACCAATTGACCCTCAAAAGCTTTAACATTAGAAGAAATATTAAACTTAAAAGTACACTATTATATTCTCCTatacttttttataaaagaaaatttaaggaTAAGTATATATGCTTGTAATGCATGCTcttatatttatgctaatagAGACATCATACAGTGTATAGGCTCCTTATATTTACAGTGACTAACGATAATTGAAAAATGCACATCATCTTATTTCAAAATTCATTTATAGAAATAGataaagtttataatttacttgaacaaaaaataattattattaattagtaaaatagaGTGTTGAATTTTATTGAACAAAATCATTTACTAGCTAATAAGTGAATGTGTGTTCAATTTCTTAGGTTGAAAACGACATGGAatgttaaaaaatgaaaataagacGTTTgatgttatgaaccagattgtaaatggctcataaccaagagattatgatttgtaatctttccatttatctatgacggtgtaatctcctatataaggaatctctatgttatgaataaagatagacttttccattacttttataacacgttatcagcacaaaactctaaatccctaagctaatacccaaatcgaaaaatcctaaaaccctaaccctagccggcgatccgacgaaccctaaaccccgatcgcgtctcttgttcccgcatctgttccagctcgcgtccccgatcagcttcagcccaaggcgttcctgatcctagctcagacgttcgagacccgagagcagctccagcacgcgacctcttcctcattcgcgacagcatcagacagctcgcgtccgacgatcaaggtgttcccgatcaagcaacaaaggacgtccgcgacCCAATAGAAGCGACTCGGTCCATTCCAGCTCGCatcccgttcgtgtccagctcgcggctcaactcctttggtggtctgattcaacaatcatctaaggttaaaaggtaattcaaaacctaagaacccataatcgaacatggattgattgataaagaatgaaaccctaaaaccctaatctttatgaatcaaaaccatagggtaatagatcaaaaatcttaattgagtaaatcaaagctctaaaagtttgataccccaaaccctaaatcatgttcctacatgattaaaaccccaaatcggtttttacaagttaaaattcGATAAACcttaaccctatatctataaaccctaaataatataagtatcagaactaattatactataattatcaaatcacatattaaaacccttatcgaatattttgaaatcaaaactgttttcggttttgatcattgaggttttaaatctgattgaatctgatgctatgttgctagaattgtttgaccattaaattgatagatttattttctcatcctgcttggttaattgttcatctgatttaaaattgtttaaaccgaccagcctgttaaaacattgattgaatccgataggttgctagcttgctttgcttatataatccgataggttgatagactGATTGaagtttacttgtttaaaatccgtATGATctaattgcatgattcttgaggtttaatatcatctgctaggattgatagttttgtaatctaatctgttttaaatagaaaccctaaataatctgTATGATatgttatattgatctgatttgggtgtctttgagaattgagaatccgtatgctaggttgatagattcatgataaaatctaatgtcttgaggtttgataaattcagatactagataaattatttacacatggtttatgctaaataccaatcagcattgaaactgattcattgaaattcatgcttgaaatctatattctagtattgctaaaatcagccttgaaactgattcattgaaattcatgcttgaaatctatattctagtattgctaaaatcagccttgaaactgattgagtgattaataaatatttttactagtcttgctaaaatccattgattgttaaaccctaattgcatgattaattgaatctgtttttgctagtcttgataaatcataatattatgagcacatagaaatagtattgctgagacttgctagaaattgactgattgattaaatgcctttaagattgatattctcattgtcctcacaagattgaaatctgaattgattgtttttaagagtaaggccgcatgaaaatttTACCTAAATagtgagtgatatatgatttgagatgtcaaaaatcaacctggattttgctgccctaaatctctctggagataattatttacggtgggcattggatacaaaggttatcctaaagtcaaaaagacttggtgaatgtatcatagaaggcaataatgccaatgagaaagattgatataGGACAATATAAATtggcaataatgccaatgagaaagattgatacaggacaatattaattattagtcatcatcttattaagagtttcaaatatcagaatcccctagacctttggacagagttaaaaaaatcgagatatgatcaccaaagaacggtgttattaccaaaagccctatttgattggaggaatcccagaatccaggactataagtccgtggatgagtctattccTAGCTGggaaaaataatggattactgatgagaaatagtgaattgagacctcctggattaaccccattacctgataccaataagggcgcagaagaaagaaaaaaaaggtaaccacgtccagaatgataaaccacacggtcatggccgtggagggtggaaaggacgtggccatggccactataacacatttggccgtgggaatcactatggcagagaccgtgggtatcaacccaatttgagctatggtcaaggcagtggccgtggtatatcctttaaaccacaaagctcgaccaaatcagtgtgccatagatgtggaatggggaaccattgggctaagatatgaaggactcccaaagagagtctgaaagggaagaatcctgaaacccacttggtctataaagatggtgaaaataatttcgaacatgatcaagatgatcttatggaatatgagacttattattgcctaaaagaatcaagttgataatctgatttcgacatcaaacttgtgtgattgctttgcttgtatgttttctctgatttttatctccttgaatttatttctattacattgtctacttagattaaatgaatgaatgatttttctatatgagtacactgaaaaatgccaatataagtactaaagcaggtatcgccagtctgaaaaaagactatggctaggctaatatactATTGCcttaagggtatgcatctagaaatcagtgatgccttatattcacccagctctaagagcaagagcagcctattgagttttaaagatataagaatgaatggtttccatatagaaacaatgggcgaaggaaacaaagaattccttcagatatatgtataaaatcgcccaaggccataataagtcctaaagactatacctgcattctctactgacctggactatgcatagatcagtatgatagagacTAAAAACCTgtgaaaatatacactttatggcacgaccggattggccatcgtggtccaaacatgatgcgaaaattgatattcaaaaggcacacattaaaagataagaagggTTATCctaaagaatctcacgtgtgtagcatgtacacaagggaaactcattaggccatcaccagtaaaatgGCTAtgagcccctttttcataaataaagactatatgtctagataatactggtgagtacatgtcccaagcgtttaaatgattatggtatgtccatgggggtaagtgtggacaattttgtgatacatgtccataccaagaacggcttggccgaaatcttttaaaacgcaaatagcttattcatagaccataacttatgaggtcaaaactcccattcacagcttgggtcacacgaaatttacatgcacctaagttaatacgcatcaggccatttagtgagcatagatatcccctatcacaattattaacgggtcaagagccagacataccccatcataagacatttggatgtgatgtctatgtactaattgctccaccacagataactaagatgggacctcaaaggaggatggagatatatgttgaatatgattctcccacaataataaagtattttgagccaactatgagtgattatatttgaggccaggtacatggattattttaagaccaggaggagaaaaaaataataaagctggtaaaagaatggtaaaaaaaaaatagaatgaaatcaaccatcaatgtcttggtaAGATcttcggactaaagaatgtgatttagacgtccaaagattatacatttacaaagctagctaatcaaatgccagacacatttgctgacccgaaaaagaatgactaagtcatatataaaccagcttgtaaagcaccaacgaatttgatgtccaagaagagacacagtcaagttgctacagagtctagacaacgtatgaaacgtggtagaccaaataggttccaaaagataagaatccttggaaacaaaagaaatgtgcagagaatgataatcaaaatccaaatccgaggttactaaggaaaccatcccagacatgaagataaggccggccggctctaaggtacaggtaccaaataatgtagcttgggacgccaagctgcaaaatattaaaggtcctgataataatgaatctcaatcgattatatcatgtgtggaacataatggaaccaataaggaatgtcgacataagatgatttatttgcatacaagatagcacttgaatttatgaatatgagcgaggatcatgaacacacgtcaatataagagtgcgcactcgtagaacagattagattgaatggaaacgtggggttaaatagtttaaggaagaaagacgtatttggccatatgattaagacgccatatgatgttaaaaccagtggatataaatgggtcttgtgaggaatagaaatcgtgagatataaagatGATGTTgtacaaggattctcacaaagaccagtagtagattatgaggagatatactcccatgtggtggatgcaactacttttagatttttcataagtctggctatataagagagaaaattagacttgcagcaagttgatgtagtgactgcatatttatatggtccactggataatgaaagtactagagggtattgagctgaaagtacagcaagttttcgagaacaatattgataatcatcaaagtatttgatctgaatatcctaggaacctctggatacaatttcccaaacagttgaatatctcaagaaagagtttgagatgaaagatcttggaaaacaaagttttgtttggtattacagcttgagtacattaacaatgaaatccttgtgcatcagtatatacagaaaagggtactcaagagatttaatatggaccagtctcacctattatctagtacatggacgtgagatcacttgttttggacactgatccattcagtctaaaggtggacgataaagaagtccatttagtcctgagatagacgatgcagaagtcttgttttagacactgatctgattggtccataaaaaggacgatgaagaagcctttgattttggtttattttatactaacaaGCCCAatgaggggttatttggttttgttgatttgttttcagataggttatgttttacacatagtgtgttcaatttttttaggtTGAAAACGACATGGAATGTTAAAAAGTGAAAATAAGACGTTtgaatcttaaaaatattatcgaTAGTATTAAGGAAGCCACCTCAGCTAGGGCATCCCTCATGT encodes:
- the LOC111203005 gene encoding agamous-like MADS-box protein AGL62, with protein sequence MNLEMNILMMAILVDAATPFPHPGFYGGSSSNAPFGVDGGINMEPNLNPFERRRMVNVNAFDNHNMVLPDHPSPFGNYSRVEGFVPGFNHNMALPSHPNPSESGNEHPNDGNPPQPRSD